A part of Rhipicephalus microplus isolate Deutch F79 chromosome 8, USDA_Rmic, whole genome shotgun sequence genomic DNA contains:
- the LOC119165104 gene encoding uncharacterized protein LOC119165104 isoform X1 has translation MSPPSSIPTRAQQDPEPLGVTMSATRSSDSVCHGSTREDHGYNPGAWPADVPENRTLSGTSCAAHGVQHCPGCPLQRCGVYSNSQTHCESSCSQRWHRRITAALCVVGVTLSFVIIALGLLFGGGLRREPRSAWANLNESVAAANASASVQSIKPDVKLTHGTRKLDGVYIFRLWLT, from the exons ATGTCACCACCATCATCGATCCCCACTCGAGCACAGCAAGATCCGGAACCTTTGGGTGTCACCATGTCGGCGACTCGCAGCTCGGATTCGGTGTGCCATGGATCCAC AAGAGAGGATCACGGCTACAACCCGGGGGCATGGCCAGCAGATGTGCCGGAGAATAGAACACTTTCAGGCACCTCTTGCGCCGCTCATGGTGTACAGCACTGCCCGGGCTGTCCTTTGCAGCGGTGCGGTGTATACAGCAA CTCGCAGACGCATTGCGAGAGCAGCTGCAGTCAGCGCTGGCACCGTCGCATCACGGCCGCCCTGTGCGTGGTCGGCGTGACGCTCTCCTTCGTCATCATCGCCCTGGGCCTGCTCTTCGGGGGTGGCCTGCGCCGAGAACCGCGCTCTGCATGGGCGAACCTGAACGAAAGTGTCGCGGCTGCCAACGCGAGCGCCTCCGTACAGAGCATAAAACCGGATGTCAAGCTAA CGCATGGAACCCGTAAACTGG ACGGTGTCTACATTTTTCGTCTCTGGCTCACATGA
- the LOC119165104 gene encoding uncharacterized protein LOC119165104 isoform X2 gives MSPPSSIPTRAQQDPEPLGVTMSATRSSDSVCHGSTREDHGYNPGAWPADVPENRTLSGTSCAAHGVQHCPGCPLQRCGVYSNSQTHCESSCSQRWHRRITAALCVVGVTLSFVIIALGLLFGGGLRREPRSAWANLNESVAAANASASVQSIKPDVKLNGVYIFRLWLT, from the exons ATGTCACCACCATCATCGATCCCCACTCGAGCACAGCAAGATCCGGAACCTTTGGGTGTCACCATGTCGGCGACTCGCAGCTCGGATTCGGTGTGCCATGGATCCAC AAGAGAGGATCACGGCTACAACCCGGGGGCATGGCCAGCAGATGTGCCGGAGAATAGAACACTTTCAGGCACCTCTTGCGCCGCTCATGGTGTACAGCACTGCCCGGGCTGTCCTTTGCAGCGGTGCGGTGTATACAGCAA CTCGCAGACGCATTGCGAGAGCAGCTGCAGTCAGCGCTGGCACCGTCGCATCACGGCCGCCCTGTGCGTGGTCGGCGTGACGCTCTCCTTCGTCATCATCGCCCTGGGCCTGCTCTTCGGGGGTGGCCTGCGCCGAGAACCGCGCTCTGCATGGGCGAACCTGAACGAAAGTGTCGCGGCTGCCAACGCGAGCGCCTCCGTACAGAGCATAAAACCGGATGTCAAGCTAA ACGGTGTCTACATTTTTCGTCTCTGGCTCACATGA